A single region of the Populus nigra chromosome 2, ddPopNigr1.1, whole genome shotgun sequence genome encodes:
- the LOC133682781 gene encoding glutathione gamma-glutamylcysteinyltransferase 1-like: MAMAGLYRRILPSPPAIDFASAEGKQLFMEAIQNGTMEGFYRLISYFQTQSEPAYCGLASLSMVLNALAIDPGRKWKGPWRWFDESMLDCCEPLEQVKAKGISFGKLVCLAHCAGVKVEAYRTNQSTIDDFRVHIMRCSTSDDCHLISSYHRGTFKQTGTGHFSPIGGYHAGRDMALILDVARFKYPPHWVPLTLLWEAMDRTDETTAQRRGFMLISRPHTEPGLLYTLSCKHESWVGVAKYLMDDVPLLLKSEDVKDINKVLHVVFLSLPSSFGDFIKWVAEIRRQEDGGQSLSQEEKGRLSVKDEVLKQVQETDLFKHVVAFLSSSNSCCRNVPILDQEDDLPDIAASVCCQGAEILAGKSASVEGYFCKEKCVKCLKANGDKPITLISGTVVDGISEQGLDVLVPSSQTKMICCGCGKSSHIGMHPAGNDVLTALLLALPPVTWSGIKDEKLLQEIYALVSTEHLPILLQEEVLHLRRQLHLLKRCQENRVDQDLGAPLS; encoded by the exons CAACTTTTTATGGAAGCAATTCAAAATGGAACGATGGAAGGTTTTTATAGGTTGATTTCTTACTTCCAGACACAGTCGGAGCCTGCGTATTGTGGTTTGGCAAGTCTTTCTATGGTCCTGAATGCCCTAGCTATTGACCCTGGGAGGAAATGGAaag GACCTTGGAGGTGGTTTGATGAATCTATGCTAGACTGCTGTGAGCCTTTAGAACAGGTTAAAGCTAAGGGTATCTCATTTGGGAAGCTAGTGTGTTTGGCTCACTGTGCTGGGGTTAAAGTTGAAGCGTATCGAACAAATCAAAGCACTATAGATGACTTCCGTGTACACATTATGAGATGTTCAACTTCTGATGATTGCCATTTGATCTCGTCTTATCATAGAGGAACTTTTAAACAG aCAGGAACTGGTCATTTTTCGCCTATTGGTGGTTATCATGCTGGGAGGGACATGGCATTGATTTTAGATGTTGCGCGGTTCAAGTATCCTCCTCATTGGGTTCCACTAACACTTCTTTGGGAAGCAATGGATAGGACTGATGAGACAACTGCACAACGAAGAGG GTTCATGTTAATATCGAGGCCTCACACAGAGCCAGGACTGCTTTATACCCTG AGCTGCAAGCATGAGAGTTGGGTTGGTGTTGCAAAGTATTTAATGGATGATGTTCCTCTTCTCTTAAAGTCAGAGGATGTAAAAGATATTAACAAAGTTCTCCATGTTGTTTTCTTATCACTCCCATCAAGTTTTGGGGATTTCATCAAGTGGGTCGCAGAAATTCGGAGACAAGAGGATGGTGGTCAAAGTCTAAGCCAAGAGGAGAAAGGAAGGCTTTCTGTCAAG GACGAGGTGTTGAAACAGGTGCAGGAGACCGACCTTTTTAAACACGTTGTGGCATTTTTGTCTTCATCAAATTCATGTTGCAGAAATGTACCAATTCTGGATCAAGAAGATGATCTGCCTGATATTGCTGCAAGTGTCTGTTGCCAGGGGGCAGAGATTTTGGCTGGGAAGTCTGCTTCTGTGGAAGGGTATTTCTGTAAGGAAAAATGTGTGAAATGCTTGAAAGCTAATGGTGACAAGCCTATTACTTTGATTTCTGGGACAGTGGTAGATGGTATCAGTGAGCAGGGGCTTGATGTGCTGGTTCCTTCATCtcaaacaaaaatgatttgttGTGGCTGTGGTAAAAGCAGTCACATTGGGATGCACCCAGCTGGCAATGATGTTTTAACAGCACTTTTACTGGCTTTGCCTCCAGTCACATGGTCTGGTATCAAAGATGAGAAACTTTTGCAAGAAATATATGCTCTAGTTTCAACTGAACATCTCCCAATTTTGCTTCAAGAAGAG GTTCTGCATCTACGGCGTCAGCTCCACCTCCTCAAAAGATGCCAAGAGAATAGGGTAGATCAGGATCTCGGCGCACCTCTTTCCTAG